The Bacteroidales bacterium genome contains a region encoding:
- a CDS encoding fibrobacter succinogenes major paralogous domain-containing protein, with the protein MPESSKHITLKLLIIILLLILSCGKENEEVFNGIFSKNGSLATILTTPATSVTDTSAEAGGNLTDNGSTYIIVRGICWSTDQNPDTSDFKIETGKEPGEFTCSITGLSKGTVYYMRAYVSNNIGTAYGNQETFTTLNIPTITTASISNITDTTAISGGNITADGGVNITARGVCWSTKQNPTIADTISKDGSGKGIFTSSLKRLVPNTTYFVRAYATNIVGTAYGNELVFATTSATTGLPVISTTEITDVTQTTAISGGNITSAGVSNVTARGVCWGISPSPTISNSIASGGLGNGSFSSAITGLNPGTLYYVRAYATNTAGTAYGNELSFTTLSPGGATVTDIDGNVYNTITIGTQIWMKENLKTTRYRDGSAIPNITDNTAWGNLTSGAYCWYNNDQAAYKATYGALYNFYTTTDSRNLCPTGWHVPTHAEWTTLTTYLGGENVAGGKMKSVSGWTIPNTGASNVSEFTALPGGYRYYIGGSFNNLGGTGDWWTSTVSTTAEAFSRRLNYSEMGVSWGVPDFRNGYSVRCLQGEMQYLPTVSTTSVSAVTQTTATAGGNITNNGGAAITTRGVCWSSLPAPTIALTTKTSDGSGSGSFTSSITGLSPGTIYYVRAYATNSVGTAYGNELSFTTGSGAPTGPSLTTTQITSITQTTASSGGSITTDGGANITAKGVCWSTSQNPTIALTTKTIDGTGTGTFSSSITGLTANTKYYVRAYATNSISTSYGNEISFTTSLVSTGTVTDIDGNKYDTVYIGTQTWLKQNLKTTRYRDGTAIPNMTTNPGWSSNGASFTGAYCWHNNDINNKNEYGALYNYYTVVDGHKLCPFGWHVPKVEEWTTLINNLGGTANAGGALKEAGFTHWLNPNLFATNSSSFTALPGDQRFNDGTMMSLGSNGNWWSSSPSVFQTDSAYRYNLNYNSSYIISNPSAKSYGYSVRCIQGEGIVLPVISPEPTMYGSSTTGISGGNITSDGGSPVTVRGLCYSTGINPTTALATKTINGSGTGAYTTTITGLNPNTTYYVRAYATNSVGTAYATQVSFTTPSSTVPVITTTSISAVTSSSASSGGTISSNGGSAITESGVIWSLSPNPTIALTTRTTTSSTTSFTSSLTGLTPSTTYYVRAYATNNTGTGYGNEVTFTTLTATGGTVTDIDGNVYNTVIIGTQTWMAENLKTTKYRDGSSITNITDNIAWGLLTSGAYCWYNNDQATYKASFGALYNFYTTVDNRNLCPTGWHVPTDAEWTTLATFLGGESIAGGKLKEAGTIHWMSPNTGATNETGFNGLPWSYREKIGAFQIIGYGAYWWSSTQSTSNTGWGRNLTSTSTYINRSSYYPENGFYIRCLQGEGQVLPAVTTNTTTVTNTSISTGGNVTSDGGSSVTERGICWSTTLNPTIELSSKISSGTGTGNFYVGIPLLTPLTTFYFRAYATNSVGTAYGANETVTTGTGIPPVTTTAITGITTNSAISGGDVGSSGGETATTRGVCWSTSVNPTVTDSKTIDGSGNGSFVSNITGLSPGTTYHVRAYATNNNGIGYGSDVSFTTNTDLPTVTTTAVTSIIYMGATSGGNVTWDGGSTLYSRGVCWNTTGNPTIADSKTVDGTGTGTYTSTITGLIPSTTYHVRAYATNSAGTSYGADLSFTTTDGLPTATTSPISGITTISAVSGGDVTCPFGPSITARGICWGTTTNPAITGNKTTDGSGSGGFTSSLTGLTANTTYYVRAYATNILGTTYGNEITFTTNGTVTDIEGNIYNTISIGTQIWIKENLKTTKYNDGTKISKVTDNTAWAALTTPSFCWYSNDSVTYKATYGALYNWYAIDVTINGGRNVCPVGWHVPTDAQWTTLSTYLGGESIAGGKLKETGTTHWATPNNGATNETGFTALPGGARYGNGLFGGTGTYGDWWSSKEFSVINSYFINMYNDLIGLYAGNDDKRNGFSVRCLKD; encoded by the coding sequence ATGCCTGAAAGCTCCAAACATATTACACTCAAACTTCTGATTATTATACTGTTACTCATTCTCTCATGCGGCAAAGAGAATGAGGAAGTTTTTAATGGTATATTTTCAAAAAATGGTTCTCTGGCAACAATTCTTACTACCCCTGCCACTTCTGTTACCGACACATCCGCAGAAGCCGGAGGAAACCTGACAGATAACGGAAGCACCTACATAATTGTACGGGGTATATGCTGGAGTACAGACCAAAATCCTGATACTTCTGACTTTAAAATTGAAACCGGTAAAGAACCCGGCGAGTTTACTTGCAGTATTACCGGACTTTCAAAGGGTACAGTCTATTACATGCGTGCCTATGTTTCAAATAATATTGGTACAGCTTATGGAAACCAGGAAACTTTTACTACCCTGAATATTCCTACAATTACCACTGCTTCTATTTCAAATATTACTGATACCACTGCCATCTCAGGTGGAAACATCACAGCCGACGGAGGGGTTAATATAACAGCCAGAGGAGTCTGCTGGAGTACAAAGCAGAATCCAACAATTGCAGACACTATCTCAAAGGATGGTTCCGGTAAAGGAATTTTCACAAGTTCATTGAAAAGACTGGTCCCAAATACTACCTATTTTGTTAGAGCTTATGCTACTAACATTGTTGGTACAGCTTATGGAAATGAACTTGTTTTTGCAACTACTTCAGCAACTACCGGACTACCTGTAATCAGCACAACAGAAATAACGGATGTTACACAAACTACTGCAATAAGCGGCGGAAATATTACCAGTGCAGGAGTCTCAAATGTCACCGCAAGAGGTGTTTGTTGGGGTATTTCTCCAAGTCCTACAATTTCCAACAGCATAGCATCAGGGGGTCTTGGCAATGGATCATTCTCAAGTGCAATTACTGGATTAAATCCTGGTACATTATATTATGTCAGGGCGTATGCAACGAACACTGCTGGTACTGCCTATGGAAATGAATTAAGTTTTACTACACTGTCGCCCGGTGGCGCAACAGTTACTGATATAGATGGTAATGTATATAACACAATTACTATTGGAACACAGATCTGGATGAAGGAAAACCTGAAGACTACCAGATACAGGGATGGAAGTGCTATTCCAAATATTACTGATAACACTGCCTGGGGGAATCTTACTTCAGGAGCATACTGTTGGTATAACAACGATCAGGCAGCTTATAAAGCTACCTATGGTGCGTTGTATAATTTTTATACAACAACAGATAGCCGGAATCTTTGTCCAACTGGCTGGCATGTTCCAACCCATGCTGAATGGACAACCCTTACTACCTATTTAGGAGGGGAAAATGTTGCAGGAGGAAAGATGAAGAGTGTTTCAGGTTGGACCATCCCGAACACAGGAGCCTCAAATGTATCGGAGTTCACAGCTCTGCCGGGTGGATACCGTTATTACATTGGTGGTTCTTTCAACAACCTTGGAGGCACAGGTGACTGGTGGACCTCTACAGTGAGCACAACTGCTGAGGCTTTTAGCAGGCGCTTGAATTATTCGGAAATGGGCGTAAGTTGGGGAGTCCCCGATTTTAGAAATGGATACTCTGTTCGTTGCCTTCAGGGGGAAATGCAATATTTACCCACTGTTTCAACAACTTCTGTTTCAGCTGTAACTCAAACTACAGCTACAGCCGGCGGTAACATAACGAACAATGGAGGAGCTGCTATCACTACACGAGGAGTTTGCTGGAGCTCATTGCCTGCTCCCACAATAGCACTAACAACAAAAACATCAGATGGCAGCGGATCTGGTTCTTTTACAAGTTCAATCACAGGATTATCACCCGGAACAATATATTATGTGAGAGCTTATGCAACAAATAGTGTCGGGACAGCTTATGGAAATGAATTAAGCTTTACTACTGGTTCTGGTGCTCCAACAGGTCCATCTTTAACGACAACACAAATAACTTCAATAACGCAAACTACCGCGTCATCTGGTGGCAGTATTACCACTGACGGAGGAGCCAACATTACTGCAAAAGGTGTCTGCTGGAGTACTTCCCAAAATCCAACAATTGCATTGACAACAAAAACCATTGACGGAACAGGCACCGGAACATTCTCAAGTTCAATTACAGGATTAACAGCAAATACAAAATACTATGTAAGGGCTTATGCAACAAACAGCATAAGTACTTCTTATGGCAATGAGATTAGTTTTACCACGTCTCTTGTAAGTACTGGAACTGTGACTGATATAGATGGTAATAAATACGATACTGTATATATAGGTACGCAGACCTGGCTGAAGCAAAATCTGAAAACTACTAGGTACCGTGACGGTACAGCAATCCCCAATATGACAACTAATCCGGGATGGTCATCCAATGGAGCGTCTTTTACCGGGGCTTATTGCTGGCATAACAATGATATAAATAATAAAAATGAATATGGAGCCCTTTACAATTATTATACAGTTGTAGATGGACATAAACTCTGCCCTTTTGGATGGCATGTCCCCAAAGTAGAAGAATGGACTACTCTGATAAATAATCTTGGAGGAACAGCAAATGCCGGAGGTGCATTAAAGGAAGCCGGATTTACTCATTGGTTAAATCCCAATCTGTTCGCGACAAACAGCAGCAGTTTTACTGCACTGCCGGGAGATCAGCGTTTCAATGATGGCACAATGATGTCTTTAGGTTCAAATGGTAACTGGTGGAGTTCTTCCCCCTCCGTTTTTCAGACAGACAGCGCTTACAGATATAATCTTAATTATAATTCCAGTTATATCATCAGTAATCCGTCAGCCAAATCATATGGCTATTCAGTACGGTGTATCCAGGGAGAAGGTATCGTTCTGCCGGTTATTAGTCCTGAACCTACAATGTATGGATCATCAACCACAGGTATAAGTGGTGGTAATATCACATCAGACGGTGGTTCTCCTGTTACAGTGAGAGGACTTTGTTACAGTACCGGTATCAATCCAACAACCGCACTCGCAACTAAAACAATTAATGGATCAGGAACAGGTGCATATACAACAACTATAACGGGATTAAATCCAAATACGACCTATTATGTGAGAGCATATGCAACAAATAGTGTTGGCACAGCCTACGCTACTCAGGTTAGTTTTACAACACCATCTTCAACAGTTCCGGTAATAACAACAACCTCTATTTCAGCTGTAACCTCTTCATCAGCTTCCTCAGGAGGAACAATTTCCTCAAATGGAGGATCAGCAATAACCGAATCCGGAGTTATATGGAGTCTTTCACCTAATCCCACCATAGCTTTGACTACAAGGACAACAACAAGCTCAACAACTTCTTTCACAAGTAGTCTTACAGGATTAACTCCAAGCACAACTTATTATGTGCGGGCTTATGCCACTAATAATACGGGTACAGGTTATGGAAATGAAGTTACTTTTACAACATTGACTGCAACCGGAGGAACTGTAACTGACATTGATGGAAATGTATATAATACAGTCATAATTGGTACTCAAACTTGGATGGCTGAAAACTTGAAAACCACCAAGTACAGAGATGGAAGTTCAATAACAAATATTACCGATAATATAGCATGGGGTTTGCTGACTTCAGGAGCATACTGCTGGTACAACAATGATCAGGCAACCTATAAAGCCTCATTTGGTGCTCTATATAATTTTTACACGACTGTGGATAACCGTAATCTTTGTCCAACAGGATGGCATGTTCCTACTGATGCTGAGTGGACTACACTAGCTACCTTCCTGGGAGGAGAAAGTATTGCAGGAGGAAAACTTAAAGAAGCCGGAACAATTCATTGGATGAGCCCTAACACTGGAGCAACAAACGAAACAGGATTTAATGGTCTTCCATGGAGTTACCGTGAAAAAATTGGAGCATTCCAAATTATCGGATACGGTGCGTACTGGTGGAGTTCCACACAAAGTACAAGTAATACGGGATGGGGAAGAAATTTAACCAGCACTAGCACTTATATAAACAGAAGCAGTTATTATCCTGAAAATGGATTTTACATTCGATGCCTGCAAGGAGAGGGCCAGGTATTGCCTGCGGTTACAACTAATACAACCACAGTAACCAATACTTCAATAAGTACTGGCGGAAATGTCACCTCCGATGGTGGTTCATCAGTTACAGAGAGGGGCATCTGTTGGAGTACAACTTTGAATCCAACTATTGAATTAAGCTCAAAAATTTCGAGTGGTACAGGGACAGGTAATTTCTATGTTGGAATACCTCTGTTAACCCCATTGACAACTTTTTATTTCCGCGCTTATGCAACAAATTCTGTTGGAACTGCATATGGAGCCAATGAAACTGTTACGACTGGGACAGGAATACCTCCGGTTACAACAACTGCGATAACAGGGATTACAACCAACTCAGCAATTTCTGGTGGAGATGTAGGATCGTCAGGTGGAGAAACAGCAACAACAAGGGGTGTTTGCTGGAGCACTTCAGTGAATCCAACTGTTACAGATTCAAAGACAATTGATGGGTCAGGTAATGGCTCTTTTGTCAGTAATATAACAGGTCTTTCACCAGGAACAACTTATCATGTTAGGGCTTATGCAACAAACAATAATGGTATAGGCTATGGATCTGATGTCTCATTTACTACTAACACAGATCTTCCAACAGTTACCACAACAGCTGTAACTTCAATAATATATATGGGAGCTACTTCAGGCGGTAATGTAACTTGGGATGGCGGATCAACATTATATTCTCGGGGTGTATGCTGGAATACAACTGGCAATCCAACCATCGCTGACTCTAAAACCGTTGATGGAACCGGAACAGGGACATACACCAGCACAATAACTGGATTAATTCCCAGCACTACTTATCATGTTCGTGCCTATGCAACTAATTCAGCTGGAACATCATACGGTGCAGATCTATCATTCACAACAACAGATGGATTACCAACTGCCACAACCTCTCCAATATCTGGAATAACAACAATTTCTGCTGTGTCGGGTGGAGATGTTACTTGTCCCTTTGGTCCATCAATCACCGCACGGGGAATCTGCTGGGGTACCACAACAAATCCTGCAATAACTGGTAATAAAACCACAGATGGTTCCGGGTCGGGAGGATTTACCAGTTCATTAACAGGACTTACGGCCAACACAACTTATTATGTCAGAGCCTATGCAACGAATATTCTGGGTACAACATATGGTAATGAAATCACCTTTACGACTAACGGGACAGTTACCGATATTGAAGGTAATATTTATAATACAATTTCCATTGGAACACAAATATGGATTAAAGAAAACTTAAAAACAACAAAATACAACGATGGAACCAAAATTTCTAAAGTTACTGATAATACTGCCTGGGCTGCATTAACGACACCTTCTTTTTGCTGGTATTCTAATGATTCGGTTACTTATAAAGCAACTTATGGTGCATTGTACAACTGGTATGCAATTGACGTAACAATCAATGGGGGTAGAAATGTTTGTCCCGTCGGTTGGCATGTACCGACAGATGCTCAATGGACTACTTTATCAACTTACTTAGGAGGGGAGAGTATAGCAGGAGGTAAACTTAAGGAAACTGGAACTACTCATTGGGCTACTCCAAATAATGGAGCAACAAATGAAACCGGATTTACAGCTCTTCCCGGCGGTGCTAGGTATGGAAATGGATTATTTGGAGGCACTGGGACATATGGTGATTGGTGGAGTTCAAAGGAGTTTTCTGTTATCAATTCTTATTTTATTAATATGTACAATGATCTTATTGGATTATATGCAGGCAACGACGATAAGCGAAATGGTTTTTCCGTTCGTTGCCTAAAAGATTGA